Proteins encoded by one window of Salvia splendens isolate huo1 chromosome 5, SspV2, whole genome shotgun sequence:
- the LOC121802002 gene encoding probable protein phosphatase 2C 76, producing the protein MLCNRVLSAVNLWAGHIRRQTEVARLRYICGGLNTTDLCPYLSNYKLGRTRTMMVDCGETARGPPVDALPEKDGGGGYASGGWSSEDGRLSCGYASFRGKRASMEDFYDIKATKIDGQSVSLFGIFDGHGGSRAAEFLKEHLFGNLMKHREFITNTKKAISKTYRKTDKDFLDSEKETFRDDGSTASTAVLVGNHLYVANVGDSRTIISKAGKAIPLSDDHKPNRSDERRRIENAGGVVMWAGTWRVGGVLAMSRAFGNRMLKQFVIAEPEIQDLEVDQDLELLVLASDGLWDVVPNEDAVSIAQAEEEPVAAARKLTETAFTRGSADNITCIVVKFQHEEAGPNQDAEAEVEVETQTTTSRTGESEPASKEEEPQKTHNC; encoded by the exons ATGTTATGCAACAGAGTTTTGAGTGCTGTAAATCTTTGGGCGGGACATATCAGGAGACAAACTGAGGTCGCGCGGTTAAGATATATCTGTGGAGGTTTAAATACCACTGACCTCTGCCCTTATTTGTCGAACTATAAGCTTGGAAGAACAAGAACAATGATGGTGGATTGTGGAGAAACTGCTAGAGGACCTCCGGTTGATGCTTTACCTGAGAAGGATGGCGGTGGTGGCTATGCTAGTGGCGGATGGAGCAG TGAAGATGGGAGATTAAGCTGTGGATATGCCAGCTTTAGAGGAAAAAGGGCTAGCATGGAGGACTTCTATGACATTAAGGCTACCAAGATTGATGGGCAGTCAGTCTCCCTCTTTGGGATATTTGATG GTCATGGTGGCTCTCGCGCTGCTGAATTTCTGAAGGAACATCTCTTTGGGAATCTAATGAAACATCGAGAATTTATTACGAACACAAAAAAGGCTATAA GTAAAACATATCGGAAGACCGACAAAGACTTtctggattctgaaaaggagaCATTCCGAGATGATGGCTCAACAGCTTCAACAGCAGTTCTGGTAGGCAACCACCTTTATGTTGCAAATGTTGGAGACTCTCGAACTATTATATCAAAGGCTGGAAAAG CAATTCCACTCTCAGATGACCACAAACCCAATAGAAGCGATGAGAGGAGAAGAATTGAAAATGCTGGAGGCGTTGTAATGTGGGCAG GTACTTGGAGGGTCGGAGGTGTCTTGGCCATGTCTCGTGCTTTCGGAAACCGCATGCTGAAACAATTCGTTATAGCTGAGCCTGAGATTCAG GACCTGGAAGTTGATCAAGATCTTGAATTGCTTGTGCTTGCCAGTGATGGACTTTGGGATGTTGTACCCAACGAG GATGCTGTTTCGATAGCCCAAGCAGAAGAAGAGCCAGTGGCAGCTGCGCGGAAACTGACAGAGACCGCCTTCACTCGTGGTAGTGCAGACAATATCACTTGTATCGTTGTCAAGTTCCAACACGAGGAAGCGGGCCCCAACCAAGACGCTGAAGCTGAAGTTGAAGTTGAAACCCAGACAACGACAAGCAGAACCGGAGAATCGGAGCCAGCTTCAAAAGAAGAAGAGCCTCAGAAAACTCATAACTGCTGA